In one Anoxybacillus amylolyticus genomic region, the following are encoded:
- a CDS encoding cysteine desulfurase family protein, giving the protein MIYLDNSATTKPFPEVLDSFVAVATNYFGNPSSLHELGRKAERLLSQSREQVAALLSVKPNEIIFTSGGTEANNLAIKGVALQYRKRGNHIITTAIEHPSVAEPCRQLEELGFEVTYLPVNAYGRVEVETLERSLRDDTILVSVMHVNNEVGSIQPIEQIGEMLQRYPKVIFHVDHVQGVAKVPLDIKKARVDLCTMSAHKFHSLRGAGILYVRNGIRLSPLLAGGGQEWQVRSGTENVAAIVAMAKALRLSMEAYEQQIRQLHVLKERWFEALSHIDGMELHTPIKHSAPHIINFSLDGLKSEVFVHELAKQQIFVSTTSACSSKKRAPSKTLLAMGVEGKRAESSIRISLSWENTIEEIPVVVRAMKEAIQKLQDVKR; this is encoded by the coding sequence ATGATTTATCTAGATAACAGCGCAACGACAAAGCCGTTTCCAGAGGTGCTTGATTCATTTGTGGCGGTTGCGACGAACTATTTTGGCAACCCTTCGTCGCTTCATGAATTAGGCAGGAAAGCAGAGCGGCTACTTTCCCAGTCGCGAGAGCAAGTGGCGGCGCTTCTTTCTGTAAAACCTAATGAAATTATTTTTACATCTGGCGGAACGGAAGCGAACAATTTAGCGATTAAAGGTGTTGCCCTTCAGTATCGAAAACGGGGGAACCATATTATTACGACTGCGATTGAACACCCGTCAGTGGCAGAACCGTGTCGCCAATTAGAAGAATTAGGATTTGAAGTAACGTATTTACCGGTGAATGCGTACGGTCGTGTGGAAGTGGAAACGCTCGAGCGATCCCTACGTGACGATACGATTCTTGTATCAGTGATGCATGTGAATAACGAGGTCGGTTCGATTCAACCAATTGAGCAAATTGGTGAGATGTTGCAGCGCTACCCAAAAGTAATTTTCCATGTCGATCATGTGCAAGGGGTAGCGAAAGTTCCGCTTGATATAAAAAAAGCACGTGTTGATTTATGTACGATGTCGGCGCATAAATTTCACAGTTTGCGGGGAGCGGGCATTTTATACGTTCGCAACGGCATTCGCCTTTCTCCGCTTTTAGCCGGAGGAGGACAAGAATGGCAAGTTCGGTCGGGAACAGAAAACGTTGCCGCTATTGTTGCGATGGCAAAAGCGCTTCGCCTCTCGATGGAAGCGTATGAACAGCAAATACGGCAATTACATGTGCTGAAAGAGCGATGGTTTGAAGCATTAAGCCATATAGACGGCATGGAACTTCATACGCCTATAAAGCACTCGGCGCCGCATATCATTAACTTTTCGCTAGACGGTTTAAAATCGGAAGTATTTGTTCATGAATTAGCGAAGCAGCAAATTTTTGTCTCAACAACATCCGCATGCTCGTCGAAAAAACGAGCGCCAAGTAAAACGTTGCTAGCGATGGGAGTTGAGGGGAAACGGGCGGAGAGCTCGATTCGCATTAGTTTATCTTGGGAAAACACGATCGAGGAAATTCCAGTCGTCGTTCGCGCCATGAAAGAAGCGATTCAAAAACTACAAGATGTAAAGAGGTAG
- the tyrS gene encoding tyrosine--tRNA ligase has product MHLLNELEWRGLINQVTDREGLEKLLAEETVSLYCGFDPTADSLHIGSLLPILTLRRFQLAGHRPIALVGGATGLIGDPSGKKSERTLNAKEVVVQWSEKIKEQLSRFLDFDAEGNPAMIANNYDWIGELDVISFLRDVGKHFGLNYMLAKESVQSRIETGISFTEFSYMILQSFDFLKLYQKENCKLQIGGSDQWGNITAGLELIRKTEEDAKAFGLTIPLVTKADGTKFGKTESGTIWLDKEKTSPYEFYQFWINTDDRDVMKYLKYFTFLTKEEIDELEKQLREAPEKRAAQKALAEEVTRLVHGEEALQQAVKISEALFSGSVSNLTADEICQGFKDVPSFEYDGEEVPLVELLVMSGVVSSKRQAREDLANGAIYVNGERVQEVNKVLTRNDRIEGQFTIIRRGKKKYHVIRYK; this is encoded by the coding sequence ATGCATTTATTAAACGAGTTAGAGTGGCGAGGACTTATTAACCAAGTCACAGACCGTGAAGGACTAGAGAAGTTGTTAGCGGAGGAAACGGTCAGTTTATATTGCGGCTTTGACCCGACGGCGGATAGTTTGCATATCGGAAGTTTGTTGCCGATTTTAACGTTACGACGATTTCAATTAGCAGGGCATCGCCCGATTGCGCTTGTTGGAGGAGCGACGGGGTTAATTGGCGACCCAAGCGGAAAAAAAAGCGAGCGGACGTTAAACGCGAAAGAAGTAGTTGTGCAATGGAGTGAAAAAATTAAAGAGCAGCTGTCACGCTTTTTAGATTTTGACGCGGAAGGCAACCCAGCGATGATTGCGAACAACTATGATTGGATTGGAGAATTAGACGTTATTTCTTTCTTGCGTGATGTTGGGAAACACTTCGGCTTGAATTATATGCTGGCGAAAGAGTCGGTACAATCGCGCATTGAAACAGGCATTTCGTTCACAGAATTTAGCTACATGATTTTACAATCGTTCGACTTTTTAAAGTTGTATCAAAAAGAAAACTGTAAATTGCAAATTGGCGGAAGCGACCAATGGGGCAATATTACGGCAGGACTAGAATTGATTCGCAAAACGGAAGAAGACGCAAAAGCGTTCGGACTAACGATTCCACTTGTGACAAAAGCGGACGGAACGAAATTCGGAAAAACGGAAAGTGGGACGATTTGGCTAGATAAAGAAAAAACGTCGCCGTATGAGTTTTACCAATTTTGGATTAATACAGACGACCGTGATGTCATGAAATATTTGAAATACTTTACGTTCTTAACAAAAGAAGAAATCGATGAACTAGAAAAACAATTGCGAGAAGCGCCGGAAAAACGGGCGGCACAAAAAGCGCTCGCAGAAGAAGTGACGAGGCTTGTGCATGGAGAGGAAGCACTTCAACAAGCGGTGAAAATTTCTGAGGCGCTTTTTAGCGGCAGCGTTTCTAATTTGACTGCGGACGAAATTTGCCAAGGATTTAAAGACGTCCCTTCCTTTGAATACGATGGGGAAGAAGTGCCGCTTGTAGAATTGCTTGTCATGAGCGGGGTCGTTTCATCGAAGCGACAGGCGCGTGAGGATTTGGCAAACGGCGCCATTTATGTCAACGGGGAGCGCGTGCAAGAAGTGAACAAAGTGTTAACACGTAACGATCGCATTGAAGGGCAATTCACTATCATTCGCCGCGGAAAGAAAAAATATCATGTAATTCGCTACAAATAG
- the hisJ gene encoding histidinol-phosphatase HisJ → MRDGHIHTPFCPHGSSDSLERYIERAIELGYTDISFTEHAPLPSTFVDPTPEQDSAMAIKQLDSYLSTLQRVKKQYQADILIRIGLEVDFIVGYEEATARFLEQIGPELDDSILSVHFLPANGQYFCLDYSPKMFQAMVESFGSTICAYEAYYEAILHAVQADLGKYKPKRIGHLTLVHKFQKQFPCSVSMAERIIHILDEIKERQYELDYNGAGVQKPLCQEPYPPDWVVYEALRRNIPLVYGSDAHCALDLHQGREQMIREAF, encoded by the coding sequence TTGCGTGATGGTCATATTCATACCCCGTTTTGTCCGCATGGGAGTAGCGATTCCCTTGAACGATACATCGAACGAGCCATCGAACTAGGCTATACAGACATTTCGTTTACCGAACATGCACCGCTTCCGTCGACATTTGTCGACCCGACACCCGAACAAGACAGCGCCATGGCGATAAAGCAGCTTGATTCGTATCTTTCTACACTACAACGGGTAAAGAAACAGTATCAAGCAGATATCCTAATTCGCATCGGACTGGAAGTCGATTTTATTGTTGGCTATGAGGAAGCAACTGCACGTTTTCTCGAACAAATCGGTCCCGAGTTAGATGATAGCATTTTATCGGTGCATTTTCTTCCGGCAAACGGCCAATATTTTTGCTTAGACTACAGCCCTAAGATGTTTCAAGCAATGGTGGAATCATTCGGATCGACGATTTGCGCGTATGAAGCATACTACGAAGCGATCTTGCATGCAGTGCAAGCAGACCTAGGAAAATACAAACCAAAACGCATTGGCCATTTAACGCTCGTTCATAAGTTTCAAAAACAATTCCCTTGCTCTGTTTCTATGGCAGAACGGATTATTCACATTCTGGATGAAATTAAAGAAAGACAATATGAACTAGATTATAACGGAGCCGGCGTGCAAAAACCGCTTTGTCAAGAACCGTACCCGCCAGATTGGGTCGTTTATGAGGCACTGAGACGAAATATCCCACTCGTATATGGTTCAGATGCCCATTGTGCTCTCGATTTGCACCAAGGAAGAGAACAAATGATTCGCGAAGCGTTTTAA
- a CDS encoding GAF domain-containing protein, giving the protein MFHSIHYTGTREENYELVIKQLEALISGEPNLIANLANAAALLHQFLDNINWVGFYLAEGEELVLGPFQGLPACVRIPFGKGVCGTAAQNKRTALVPDVHLFPGHIACDAASQSEIVVPMLKDGNVIGVLDIDSPNKNRFDEIDQQYLEKFVDVLVASL; this is encoded by the coding sequence TTGTTTCACAGTATCCATTATACCGGCACACGGGAAGAAAATTATGAGCTTGTAATTAAGCAGCTCGAGGCGCTCATTTCCGGTGAACCGAATCTAATCGCTAATTTAGCCAATGCTGCTGCCCTTCTTCATCAATTTCTTGATAATATTAATTGGGTCGGCTTCTATTTAGCCGAAGGGGAAGAACTAGTATTAGGTCCGTTCCAAGGATTGCCAGCGTGCGTGCGTATTCCGTTCGGAAAAGGCGTGTGCGGAACGGCAGCGCAGAACAAAAGAACAGCGCTCGTTCCTGACGTCCATCTCTTTCCTGGACATATCGCTTGCGATGCTGCTTCCCAGTCAGAAATCGTCGTGCCGATGTTAAAAGACGGTAACGTCATCGGCGTGCTCGATATTGATAGCCCAAACAAAAACCGCTTTGACGAGATCGATCAACAATATTTAGAGAAATTTGTCGACGTGTTAGTTGCGTCGTTGTAG
- a CDS encoding transglycosylase domain-containing protein, whose translation MEQAKQPISFPNLLRRLYVTYEIAWNVLLVLAVVLLCAVSFSFGVGAGYFASLVKDMHIPSYTEMKKDIYNYEETTHIYFANRVYLGSFRSDIEREEVPLQDVSPYVIKAIIATEDEYFYEHKGVVPKAIIRALFQETTNSSLRTGGSTLTQQLVKNQILTNEVSFERKAKEILLALRLEHFFNKDEILEAYLNVVPFGRNSSGRNIAGIQAAAQGVFGVNAKDLNLAQAAFLAGLPQSPFGYTPFTSDGEVKKDISPALQRMKTVLTRMKKAGFISERQYNEALAYDITKHLAPPKPSPFEKYPWLTMEIEQRAKAILADVLAKKDGYTKKDLQNNSPLYEEYKAMAERQLRQNGYDIYTTIDKDIYDRMQAVVAKYPYFGSDIVMQEKDKKTGKIVTKVEPVEVGAMLIENKTGRIISFVGGRNYHREQLNHATQAYRSNGSTMKPLLVYAPAMEMGIVQPGTVIPDIDLNVQTPSGTYRPKNADHKTHGLVSVRRALQYSYNIPAVRTYMKTINQRPMTYLEKMGFTSLTKADATNLSMALGALTKGVTVEENVNAYATFGNYGTFVDAYLIEKIVAKDGKVVYEHKSEPVNVFSPQTSYLTIDMMRDVIRQGTAAALPSFLKFRADWAGKTGTGQDNKDAWFVATNPNVTFGTWIGYDTPRPLEMRYKGLTYSKRNLLLWAQLMNAAYDVKPDVIAPKERFHMPGGIVRRSYCTVSGLIPSAMCEKAGLVSYDLYNAKFVPTEEDHSLMSGKFVEVNGQRYAALPTTPQEFTSDGVGVNAQLLEEWGIKETDLTKLFPDLSKWKNVGIFAELKENGKRPDPLVVQLVSKKLTWAAHREPDVIGYRIYRAEQEGLPFQVVATLKSGISPSFTVPSATGVYYVTAVDISGNESAPSNLVSFTTPVTTKETQEKTTNPSGQ comes from the coding sequence ATGGAGCAAGCAAAACAGCCTATTTCCTTTCCAAATTTGTTGCGACGATTATACGTTACATACGAAATTGCATGGAACGTACTACTTGTACTCGCTGTTGTATTGCTTTGCGCCGTTTCTTTTTCGTTCGGTGTCGGTGCAGGTTACTTTGCTTCTTTAGTAAAAGATATGCATATCCCATCGTATACCGAGATGAAAAAAGACATTTACAACTATGAAGAAACGACGCATATTTATTTTGCAAATCGCGTCTATTTAGGGAGCTTCCGTTCCGACATCGAACGGGAAGAGGTTCCTTTACAAGACGTTTCCCCCTATGTCATTAAAGCAATTATTGCAACCGAAGACGAATATTTTTACGAACATAAAGGCGTCGTGCCAAAAGCGATTATTCGCGCCTTATTCCAAGAAACAACAAATTCTTCCCTTCGTACAGGAGGAAGTACGTTAACCCAACAGCTCGTCAAAAATCAAATTTTAACGAACGAAGTGTCGTTTGAACGAAAGGCTAAAGAAATTTTGCTCGCCCTTCGCCTCGAACACTTTTTTAACAAAGACGAAATTTTAGAAGCGTATTTAAACGTCGTCCCTTTTGGAAGAAACTCCTCCGGCCGCAACATCGCCGGCATCCAAGCAGCAGCGCAAGGGGTATTTGGCGTAAATGCAAAAGATTTAAATTTAGCACAAGCCGCCTTTTTGGCAGGACTCCCGCAAAGCCCCTTCGGATATACTCCGTTTACGAGCGACGGGGAAGTGAAAAAAGACATTTCTCCTGCCTTGCAGCGGATGAAAACAGTATTAACACGAATGAAAAAAGCGGGGTTCATCTCTGAAAGACAATACAACGAAGCGCTGGCGTATGACATCACTAAACATCTCGCCCCACCAAAGCCATCGCCATTTGAAAAATATCCATGGCTAACGATGGAAATTGAACAGCGGGCAAAAGCGATTTTAGCAGACGTACTCGCAAAAAAAGACGGCTATACAAAAAAAGATTTACAAAATAATTCTCCTTTATACGAAGAATATAAGGCAATGGCAGAAAGACAACTTCGACAAAACGGATACGACATTTACACAACCATCGACAAAGATATTTACGATCGCATGCAAGCAGTTGTTGCGAAATATCCGTATTTCGGAAGCGATATTGTCATGCAGGAAAAAGATAAGAAAACGGGCAAAATCGTCACAAAAGTAGAACCAGTCGAAGTCGGGGCGATGCTGATCGAAAACAAGACAGGGCGCATCATTAGCTTTGTCGGGGGACGAAATTATCATCGTGAACAACTAAACCACGCCACCCAAGCATATCGTTCGAACGGTTCAACGATGAAACCGCTATTAGTCTACGCGCCAGCGATGGAAATGGGTATCGTGCAACCAGGAACAGTCATTCCAGATATTGATTTAAACGTGCAAACACCAAGTGGAACATACCGTCCAAAAAACGCCGATCACAAGACGCATGGACTCGTATCGGTGCGCCGCGCCTTGCAATATTCGTATAACATCCCAGCCGTGCGCACATATATGAAAACCATTAATCAACGACCGATGACGTATTTAGAAAAAATGGGCTTTACTAGTTTGACGAAGGCAGACGCTACTAACTTGTCAATGGCGCTCGGTGCGTTAACAAAAGGGGTGACGGTCGAAGAAAACGTCAACGCATACGCTACGTTTGGGAATTACGGAACATTCGTGGATGCATATTTAATTGAGAAAATTGTCGCGAAAGATGGGAAGGTCGTTTACGAACATAAAAGCGAGCCAGTCAACGTCTTTTCGCCACAAACGTCCTATTTAACAATCGACATGATGCGTGATGTTATTCGTCAAGGAACGGCAGCGGCGCTTCCCTCATTTTTAAAATTCCGCGCCGATTGGGCAGGGAAAACAGGAACAGGACAAGATAATAAAGATGCGTGGTTTGTCGCAACGAATCCAAACGTTACGTTTGGAACGTGGATCGGTTATGATACGCCACGTCCCCTAGAGATGAGATATAAAGGCTTGACCTATAGCAAACGAAACTTGTTACTATGGGCACAACTGATGAACGCAGCTTACGATGTCAAGCCGGACGTCATCGCACCAAAAGAGCGCTTTCATATGCCAGGCGGCATCGTTCGCCGCTCTTACTGCACCGTATCAGGTCTCATTCCGTCTGCGATGTGCGAAAAAGCTGGATTAGTCAGCTATGATTTGTATAACGCTAAATTTGTGCCGACAGAAGAGGATCATTCGTTAATGAGCGGAAAATTTGTCGAAGTAAACGGCCAACGGTACGCTGCGCTCCCAACTACACCCCAAGAGTTTACAAGCGACGGGGTAGGGGTGAATGCCCAATTACTCGAAGAATGGGGAATAAAAGAAACTGATCTTACGAAACTATTCCCTGATTTATCTAAATGGAAAAACGTCGGTATCTTTGCTGAACTGAAAGAAAACGGCAAACGTCCCGACCCACTTGTCGTACAATTGGTTAGCAAGAAATTGACGTGGGCAGCACATCGTGAGCCAGATGTGATTGGCTACCGTATATATCGAGCAGAGCAAGAGGGATTGCCATTTCAAGTAGTAGCGACGCTAAAATCTGGAATATCTCCGTCATTTACCGTTCCGTCTGCAACCGGTGTCTACTACGTGACCGCTGTTGATATTAGTGGGAACGAATCCGCACCGTCCAACCTCGTTTCCTTTACAACACCGGTAACAACAAAAGAAACCCAAGAAAAAACAACGAACCCCTCGGGACAATAG
- the rpsD gene encoding 30S ribosomal protein S4, which translates to MARYTGPTWKISRRLGISLSGTGKELQKRPYPPGQHGPGQRKKLSEYGLQLQEKQKLRHMYGVNERQFRKTFEEAGKMAGKHGENFMILLESRLDNLVYRLGFARTRRQARQLVNHGHILVDGSRVDIPSYRVKPGQTIAVREKSRNLQIIKEALEVNNFVPDYLTLDAEKLEGTYTRFPERSELPAEINEALIVEFYSR; encoded by the coding sequence ATGGCTCGTTACACAGGTCCAACTTGGAAAATTTCTCGCCGTCTTGGCATTTCGTTAAGCGGCACAGGTAAGGAATTGCAAAAGCGTCCTTACCCACCAGGACAACATGGTCCAGGACAACGCAAAAAACTTTCTGAATACGGTTTGCAATTGCAAGAAAAACAAAAGCTTCGCCATATGTACGGCGTGAACGAACGTCAATTCCGTAAAACGTTCGAGGAAGCTGGCAAAATGGCTGGTAAACATGGTGAAAACTTCATGATCTTGCTTGAATCCCGCCTTGACAACCTTGTTTACCGTTTAGGCTTTGCGCGTACACGTCGCCAAGCTCGCCAATTAGTAAACCACGGCCATATTTTAGTGGATGGAAGCCGCGTAGACATTCCGTCTTACCGTGTAAAACCTGGTCAAACAATTGCCGTTCGCGAAAAATCGCGCAACTTGCAAATCATTAAAGAAGCGTTAGAAGTCAACAACTTCGTACCAGACTATTTAACATTAGACGCGGAAAAATTAGAAGGAACGTACACTCGTTTCCCTGAGCGTTCTGAATTGCCTGCAGAAATCAACGAAGCGTTAATCGTTGAGTTCTACTCTCGTTAA
- the ezrA gene encoding septation ring formation regulator EzrA translates to MEIAVTMLLLASGGMIYNYMYRKKMYREIDRLEAWKIAIMNRQVTEELSKVKQLNMTGETEQLFERWRQQWDDIVTVRLPEIEEKLFDVEEFIDKYRYSKAKAVLREIEQVLRKIEEDIQTILHELDELVGSEEQNRTEMEQLKTLYREAKKTLLAYRHTFGEAEENLARKLEEIHQGFQRFEEMTNDGNYLAAREAVFALKQQLTDVSSMLQEIPSLLTECQTAIPAQLSELVEGYQEMKEAGYILDHLHIEQEIAKQQEKLPQCLDMIRTLELEEAKQLLEEIKSDIDALYDLLEKEVLAYQYVKTEMGQLQEQLEQLGEEAKQTGAETLFVQQSYRLSTKDLEKYRNIEKQIQQLVKRFSFIQERALEERTAHSLIKEELESLAAQMQLLREEHEQFREMLQTLRKDELAARGKLREIRHQLSEAVRYVKKSRLPGLPETYKLQLDEAKELLTTVSLRLDEKPLNMEAVQQVLAAAAVLVERVSEQTISMVEQADLVEKVIQYGNRYRRRYPSVKEGLEEAEQLFRHYEYEQALEQAVATVEAVEPGAFERVRKLLQEEVPK, encoded by the coding sequence ATGGAAATCGCAGTCACGATGTTACTCCTCGCGAGCGGAGGAATGATATATAACTACATGTACCGGAAGAAGATGTATCGTGAAATTGATCGGTTAGAAGCATGGAAAATAGCCATTATGAATCGGCAAGTCACGGAAGAACTTTCGAAAGTCAAGCAATTGAACATGACGGGAGAAACAGAGCAGTTATTTGAGCGTTGGCGCCAACAATGGGACGATATTGTCACTGTACGACTTCCTGAGATCGAAGAAAAGCTATTTGATGTCGAAGAATTTATCGATAAATATCGGTACTCGAAGGCAAAAGCGGTATTGCGCGAAATCGAGCAGGTGCTACGAAAAATCGAGGAAGACATTCAGACGATTCTTCACGAACTAGATGAGCTTGTTGGTAGCGAAGAGCAAAACCGGACCGAAATGGAGCAGCTAAAAACGTTGTATCGAGAAGCGAAAAAAACGTTGCTTGCCTATCGACATACGTTTGGGGAAGCGGAGGAAAATTTAGCTCGGAAGCTTGAGGAAATACATCAAGGGTTTCAAAGATTCGAAGAGATGACGAACGATGGCAACTATTTAGCAGCAAGAGAAGCAGTATTCGCTTTGAAACAACAGTTGACCGATGTTTCTAGCATGCTTCAAGAAATCCCGTCGTTGCTTACCGAGTGTCAAACAGCAATTCCGGCTCAGCTTTCAGAACTTGTCGAAGGCTATCAAGAAATGAAAGAGGCGGGCTATATTCTTGATCATTTACATATTGAGCAAGAAATAGCAAAACAACAAGAAAAGCTGCCGCAATGCCTGGACATGATTCGAACGCTTGAACTTGAGGAAGCAAAGCAGCTGCTCGAAGAGATTAAATCAGATATCGACGCGCTTTATGACTTGTTAGAAAAAGAAGTACTGGCGTATCAATACGTGAAAACCGAAATGGGACAGTTACAAGAGCAGCTAGAACAGCTAGGTGAGGAAGCGAAGCAGACGGGAGCAGAAACGTTGTTTGTGCAGCAAAGCTATCGGCTGTCGACAAAAGACCTCGAAAAATACCGCAACATTGAAAAGCAAATACAGCAGCTTGTGAAACGATTTTCCTTCATTCAAGAGCGCGCACTAGAGGAACGAACGGCGCACTCGCTCATTAAGGAAGAATTGGAGTCATTAGCAGCACAAATGCAGTTGTTAAGGGAAGAGCATGAACAGTTTCGCGAGATGTTGCAAACGTTGCGGAAAGATGAATTGGCTGCGCGCGGAAAACTTCGGGAGATACGCCATCAGCTATCTGAAGCGGTTCGGTATGTGAAAAAAAGCCGGCTTCCAGGGCTTCCGGAAACATATAAGTTGCAGCTTGACGAGGCGAAAGAACTGTTAACAACAGTATCACTACGTCTTGATGAGAAACCACTCAATATGGAGGCCGTTCAGCAAGTACTCGCGGCAGCGGCGGTGCTAGTAGAACGCGTCAGTGAACAAACGATAAGCATGGTCGAGCAAGCCGACCTTGTCGAAAAAGTGATTCAATACGGCAATCGCTACCGCCGCCGGTATCCGTCGGTAAAAGAAGGATTGGAGGAGGCGGAGCAACTTTTCCGTCATTATGAATACGAACAGGCGCTAGAGCAAGCAGTCGCAACGGTAGAGGCTGTTGAACCAGGAGCGTTTGAACGTGTTCGAAAACTTTTGCAAGAAGAAGTACCAAAATGA
- a CDS encoding sensor domain-containing diguanylate cyclase: MKVHEKEKYAAFKEKFFDWLLSYDDYGQFSQTMLQLFLLLKQELMIEDVTLFLFDPVEKTFYPEVTTKTESCSLFPDIELQKSPPYERVHIEETEQFAVAQLLLQQSEEFSGVLQLLYAKEQRPSEAFLEQMATDFSYLFGKLKKIARGLSEEKRYERLHHFTAKIHASMKIEDVLEEIIDTLQEVYPSFTYYLFLSDDHPYHERLPIKTLMFEQEDENMAAMQAFLTGKIQLEDSLSLQRSILYAPIKGAQGVYGVIEIIASHIMEFPKSEINFISLLANTAGSALENAKLYEQSRRLVADLQLINETMHRLNANLRLQDALEFMVSQIKRSFGAEEIGFLLFDQEKKRLLPGSTPFFQSRQAKKYIEFVAKRLRTERDMVFLGDAKVNFVSAPQYHSVMAVPMVQNGMLRGMAIVLHREPYHFTFEMFKLLQSLIHHSTLAFANAMLREELESMVITDYLTKLYSRHYLDEQLKKSMEVDAFGTFILIDIDNFKSINDTYGHQTGDDIIVQVANIIKQNIREHDIGARWGGEELAIYLPKVPLTTGVTIANRLVVKVRQETNPPVTVSCGVSYWKKNRREEANELFKRADEALYMAKRSGKNCVFVKDYQHQYKA; encoded by the coding sequence ATGAAAGTGCATGAGAAAGAGAAGTACGCCGCTTTTAAGGAAAAGTTTTTCGATTGGTTACTATCGTATGACGATTATGGGCAATTTTCGCAAACGATGCTTCAGTTGTTTTTGTTGCTAAAACAGGAGCTAATGATCGAAGATGTTACGTTGTTTTTGTTTGACCCGGTCGAGAAAACGTTTTACCCAGAGGTGACAACAAAAACAGAGTCCTGTAGTTTGTTTCCAGATATAGAATTGCAAAAATCTCCGCCGTATGAGCGAGTACATATAGAAGAAACCGAGCAATTCGCGGTCGCGCAGCTATTGCTTCAACAATCCGAAGAATTTTCGGGCGTTTTGCAGCTTTTATATGCGAAAGAGCAGCGTCCGAGCGAGGCGTTTCTCGAACAGATGGCAACCGATTTTTCATATTTATTTGGCAAATTGAAAAAAATTGCGCGTGGGTTGAGCGAAGAAAAACGGTACGAACGCCTTCATCATTTTACTGCGAAAATTCATGCGTCAATGAAAATAGAAGATGTGCTAGAAGAAATTATCGACACGCTGCAAGAAGTATATCCTTCCTTTACGTATTACTTATTTTTATCTGACGACCATCCGTATCACGAACGTTTGCCGATCAAAACGCTAATGTTCGAACAAGAAGATGAAAATATGGCAGCGATGCAAGCATTTTTGACGGGGAAAATCCAACTCGAAGATTCGCTTTCGCTTCAACGTTCCATTTTATATGCTCCAATTAAAGGTGCTCAAGGGGTTTATGGGGTCATTGAGATTATCGCTTCGCATATTATGGAATTTCCAAAAAGTGAAATCAATTTCATTTCATTGCTTGCGAATACAGCAGGTAGCGCGCTTGAAAATGCAAAACTGTATGAGCAGTCGCGCCGATTGGTGGCGGATTTGCAGCTAATTAATGAGACGATGCACCGATTGAATGCCAATTTGCGTTTGCAAGATGCGCTAGAGTTTATGGTCAGCCAAATTAAACGCTCCTTTGGCGCTGAAGAAATCGGGTTCCTTTTATTTGACCAAGAAAAGAAAAGGCTATTGCCTGGAAGCACCCCATTTTTTCAATCGCGCCAAGCGAAAAAATATATTGAATTTGTGGCAAAGCGACTTCGTACCGAGCGAGATATGGTGTTTTTAGGCGATGCAAAAGTAAATTTCGTGTCTGCCCCCCAATATCACTCAGTGATGGCTGTGCCGATGGTGCAAAATGGCATGCTTAGGGGAATGGCAATCGTGCTTCATCGTGAGCCTTATCATTTTACGTTTGAAATGTTTAAGCTGCTGCAGTCGCTCATCCATCATTCGACATTGGCGTTTGCGAATGCGATGCTTCGCGAAGAGTTGGAAAGTATGGTAATTACTGATTATTTGACGAAGTTATACTCGCGTCATTATTTAGATGAGCAGTTGAAAAAATCGATGGAAGTTGATGCGTTTGGCACATTCATTTTAATTGATATCGACAATTTCAAAAGCATAAACGACACATACGGTCACCAGACGGGCGACGATATTATCGTGCAAGTCGCGAATATTATTAAGCAAAACATTCGTGAGCATGACATAGGGGCGCGTTGGGGCGGAGAAGAACTGGCGATTTATTTGCCAAAAGTCCCGTTAACGACTGGTGTGACCATTGCAAATCGGCTAGTGGTAAAAGTGCGACAAGAAACGAATCCGCCAGTTACCGTTTCTTGTGGCGTTTCGTACTGGAAAAAAAACCGCCGTGAAGAAGCAAACGAGTTGTTCAAACGCGCAGATGAGGCGCTGTATATGGCAAAGCGGTCGGGGAAAAACTGTGTGTTTGTGAAAGACTATCAACACCAATACAAAGCGTAA